A window from Verrucomicrobiota bacterium encodes these proteins:
- a CDS encoding type II toxin-antitoxin system RelE/ParE family toxin — protein MLEIKFYRTAAGECPVEEFLDSLGAKQAQKVLWVLRAVRELPRVPQQYFKKLEGTDDLWEVRAAFGGDAFRLLGFWDEGRLIILTNGFAKKTQKTPEREIALAEQRKRDHLNRRK, from the coding sequence ATGCTTGAAATCAAGTTTTACCGAACCGCTGCCGGGGAATGTCCGGTGGAGGAATTTCTTGATTCACTGGGCGCAAAGCAGGCGCAAAAGGTGTTGTGGGTGCTGCGCGCAGTGAGAGAGCTGCCGCGTGTACCGCAGCAGTATTTCAAGAAGTTGGAAGGCACGGATGATTTGTGGGAGGTGCGCGCCGCATTTGGCGGTGACGCCTTCCGGCTGCTTGGCTTCTGGGATGAGGGGCGGCTGATCATCCTGACAAATGGATTCGCCAAGAAGACACAGAAAACGCCAGAACGCGAAATCGCGCTGGCTGAACAACGCAAACGCGACCACCTGAATCGCAGGAAATAA